Genomic window (Nicotiana sylvestris chromosome 7, ASM39365v2, whole genome shotgun sequence):
TCTAATAATCTATTCACTTTCCAAACTTCGTTTTTCAACAACCAAGTATGTCAACCATTAACGAAAATGATCAGCTGAACTAACAATGTGGAACTCCACCACACCACACACCAACAGTATCCCCTCGGCAATCCCGTGAGAATTCACCTGAAAGATCTGCTTCGCGTGCTGATGATCAACAAAGAGACGACCAAACTGTAGAGCATGATGCTCTAAAGCAGTTGATTACAGAACATGTAAGCAGTGTTTTGCAGGCTTTTGTCAGATGATTACCTAATGCAGCGCAAACTCCTCCGCTAGTTAACACGACAAATTTGGATAACCCGTGTTCAGGGCTTGATTACTCAGGGAGTGGAGAAATTCCTAATGAATCTCGTGGTGGATGGTTAGGTACACCAAATAATTTTAATTTACAAAGTTTAGTGCTAACCTTACTACCACACCTCATTTTTCCTACCCCGggaagggtataagagagttttttcaatttaagtgacaatcaaaatgaaattatttaataaaatcaGAGTTGCCACTTAGGATAATTCATGGTGTccaaagtcaccggtttaaaattccaaatcgaggaaagattgactctgttttacagtcctcGAACACAGAAATCTAGGTAAGGATTTCTGTTAAcctggaagaaggtgttaggcatttttgGGTTCCAAGgttttagcacgatcgctcaactgttataattggcctattcaTCTGACTTTACAACatttttgaaacctatgtgcattttatccCTTTTAACCTCTCTTAATAATCCAATTACTATACTAATAATTATTTGATTACAtgttgcgaatcatgtcacgggaaccgtacccacgatctacaacatgtttattttaataacaagattaaattgtggccggatcacataaatgtacccccggattttagaaattaagcgtcacgaccacgtcacgggaaccgtacctgtAACCATGACAATTGTTTAATTAATGCGCCTAAAGTAACTACGATAGTTCGAAGCATTTTCTAAACTAAATTTGTATTCATGTGAGGGCCATATGTTATGAATTTTATTTGTGTATGGCGCACCTCCaattattttaaagaaaaggTTTGTATATATCTTTTGATGGCAAACTAAAGATATTCCTAATTATCTAATTTAAAAAAAACCAAGTACCACAACCacatcacgggaaccgtacccgtagttgtaatagtttaattacgtgcctaaagcTAACTACGAGATTCATTTTAAATATATAGTTATGATATTAATGAGGGCCATGGGTGATTTAGTCGAATAGCACACCTCAATCTATTTTAAAGAAGAGAATCATGTCCCATACTTATAAACAAATATAAACACAGTGTATTTAGTCAACATCAACTCAAACCAACATGTTCCTAAGTTCCTTCAAAATACTATACAGAGAGTACAATCCACGTGTTTCATTATTGGCAACTCACACCCTTTAGGACCTGACTTATTCATTGTCAATATCATCACAATTAAACTCACCTTATGCTACAATGCACACCACAATTTATCATCACAAATACGAGTGCTTTCCATGAATGTAACAAATTAGCATTTACAAGATAACCTTGAGATACTCACACTTCGACCAGAAGCCTAGTAAAAAAATTCAATAaggcaacaaaaagaaaaagaaaacaatgaGAAAGAGAGGTGTGTTGAAGACTATCTAACTGTAGCAAATGAAACATGAGTGTGAATGTGTGAGGGATCTTGTACAGAATGAATGAACTAAGGCATGTATTCACTCTCTAAGGTTGGTTGTGTTTGTGTCACAGTAGCAGCATGGTTGAAGGCACTGGATTCAACAATACcagattttaatttttaaaagcaaatccTAGCTTGAACTCACAAATATACATGAATAAATTTCAGCAGAAAATGCATGAAATAATCCTTCAAAGTTCATTATAATCTCAAGGCAGAACATAGCAAACACATGGAATTGATGTCAGATGGCTAATATTCACATTCATTCTCAATCTTTCACACGAGAAAACAACCAACAATGTTTCGTATATTCATGGCCTGGACtcaaaaaacagaaaaaacacCACACTAGTCTAAACTTGCTAACTGGCAGATTCAAACCAATAGAAAGGGAGTGATTGTCAGCCAGTCATGGAGAAGAAACAGAGCAGGGGATTAtgcaggcccaaatcaaattgtGACATCAGAGAGATCATGATCGAATGACGAATTAAATACACACAAACCACTAGGATTGACTTGATTAAGATTCGAAGATTCGTACAGTGTTTAGGAACtaaacgaagctaaccaaaccaatGACGGACAACGAACACCAGAGAACAATTTCAAAGAACTCATTTTAACATATACATagccaaaccaaaccaaaaataCTCGTGAAAATGGTAAACAAACATATTACGACCAACAGTCACCAAGATTTTAAAAAGTTCCAAAACCAGCTTGGCTCAAGCTCTCAATACATTTTTTAAGCAAATGCCAAAGATAGGCTACAGGAGATTAGAAATGAACCTGAATCAGTAAACAATTCCGATTAACTTTGCTGGAACGTTGAGTACATGTGAAATACAATAGttaatatcagcacaaccaacaACAGAATCAAGTAGAAATCAGAAGCTCGTGACAGCAACAAACTCAACAACTCTCAATCGAGCACCATTTTCAAACAAACTCTAACCCAAAAAACGGAAtatgtatttttctgattttattttctgAAAAGTAATCGAAAATGAAAACCAATTCAAAGAACAGTGAACATTTAACTTTATATATCTTTCTCTTGTTATGGAAAACTaaactaaaaaaaatggaaaCGAAGAACAAGAAGAATCTCTTTTTAATCCTCGCCTTTCTGCCCAAGAAAAATCCCTCCAAATATCCCTCCTCCTTTACAAAATCGGATCCGGTCCTTTTTGAAAACAAGCCCCTGATGAATGTGGGGCTTGGATTGAGTGAAATCAATCAAACACCTCACACTCATACAACGATCGTCCTCCAGAACCTTCCAATCACGTGATATGGTTCAAAATCAGGCAAGTGGGGCGAGTGAGAGCAAGAGGAATCTTTGGTGTCAGAAACTGTTAGAATATTTGGTGACGTGGTGAGATGGGGGTGTGTGAGGCGAGTTTGGACTCGGATGAGGAAGATGAGTGAACAGTAGGCGCCGTTGGGTCTTTAGGAATTTAGGGTTTTGTATTGTCTTTGTGTTATAATTGGGATTGTCTAGTAAGGGAGAAAAAAGGGCGTGTCGTGGTTTTGGTCTGGTGGGCGGGTGAATGTGTTTggctagggaagttttggcgacggggggggggggaatttggGCTCAACAATCAGTTGGCCCGATTGGTTTTAAAAAGaaatccctttttcatttttcccttttccttttgttttcttttctttatttaattaataaaatcctaaaattaacTCCTAAGTTAATCTAAgttataaaattaaactaattgcttagtcacaataattataaaattacttAGTCCTAAATCAAAAGGAAAAATCAATAGACTAAAATTAAAaggtgtaaaatgagctattatgtgattttcgtttttttaataaaagaaataattactaattaattccaaaaaatgtaaaatcaaaccTAAATGTAATGCATggtgttttttggtattttttgatttttaatgGATATTAAATATGCCCAATAATGCAATTAATAAAATTCTAtgaaaaatcctataaaattgcaaatattgaaaaaaaaattattttcttatattttatgggagtaattcatatagggaaaaaatcacgtgctcacagcagcTCCACTTTGCACGAAAACACaaaaagttttcgtgcaaagataaagtgagtgtatacgagcgatttttacccgtttgaatactctgtgggaagcatttttttgaaagatttgatcgCACCCTACTTCTGAGGTTGCtgtatatccttggctataaaagaatcaggtcagtaGAGTTCGGAAAtttttggtagctaggactaccaggAAGTTGTGATTTCGCtgttgctactactgctactgcttgctgaactccgtATTAAATCAAGACAatataaaagaagctagactaaactatgatctatgaattacaagaatcctatctatacatcttcaaacttgatcttgcaattTCTGCTGCTCCGTTGACTGGCACTCTCCCGGTGAGCTTCCTTTATTGTTGACTTGAGTTGTATTATGAAGTGAATTCCTTTATTCtctaggcgggcgcctgatttccaacatttgaacggtattcccttattctctaggtgggcccctgattactaaaacttgaattgtattccctttgttaccttaaactgttttcccttgaaacatatgttgttttcttttgaaacttgaactgccttccttgttctccaggcgggcgcctgattgccaaaactttaaccgtattcccttactctctaggtaggcgcccgattaccaaaactttagttatattcccttgctctccaggtggccgcttgattgccaaaacattaaccgtatttccttgctctccaggtgggtgcctgattgccaaaattttaaccgtattcccttgctctccaggtgggcgcctgattgccaaaactttaaccgtATTTCCTTgatctccatgtgggcgcctgattaccaaaactttaactgtattcccttgctctacaagatggcgcctgattgccaaagcttgaactgctctccctttgttctccaggtgggtgcctggcatcaaacacttgaactgctttccctttattctccaggtgggcgtccaATTTCCAAAACTCGAactactttccctttgttctctaggtgggtgccttattACTAAATCTGAAACTGTGCTGTTCTTGCAATTGCTTTTCTTTGAACTGCCTTTCCTTGTTTCTCCaggcgggtgcctgattgcttgaacATGAACTGCTTTCTATTCTTGAAACTCGGGTTGTCTTCCCtggttcttcaggtgggcacctgatttcaacaaaaacagacaaaacaaaagaaatttttctgccccagtttgatattgggaacatctgtgagtgttaaccaatccttgttatcaaaataaattctaaattaaattcctttatcctgaaaatttcaaaccaagtctcatctcaaaagtgaaaaagtttaaatgctaaattatactTCCCTAAAGTAGAACTTACGCTactcttgttatctatgaaggtcttgaaatttaactaggtcccattatccaggagggtcctgagaatttccaATTGAGTCTCgtcctaagaatgaaaacttcaaaacTAACTTATATTTCCACaaagtagagcttatgctagatcttgttactcataaatgttttgaattttaactaagtcccattgtctaggagggtcctgataatttacggtcaaacctgtccgGTACTTGATTTCCTTACAGAGGGCTCCTccgaaacaattttttttttgcccttgtttcaatcaaagaaaaatcttgtcagttaaAAAATGTGGCAGTTAGTTTGCGGTATTCGCTGccgtgctttgctttgactggctGCTTTGAACAGGACAAGAACTGTTTGCCTTTCCGTCTGAATTTTAACCCACAAGACCTTGAATGACCTGAATGCTCCACATCCAACCTGGTGTTTCGTATTTCTTCCCTTCCAATTTGAACCTCTGTATACTCCCTAAAATGTACAAACAACTCGACTTCTTGTACTTTTATTAACACCATACCttcatttttgcatcatgctatttCTGGCATGCTTTGGCCgtactttgctttgtgcaattttggtagttggtagtaggctttgcgatcctttcttttgctttgcaagGATAACATTTAAAAATACTTAGAGGAATAGAcccaaaaagaaatgaaatgcaatgacttcgacAGTTATGAgcagagaagaaaaatcaaacgGAAAGACTATttgaggaagaaaaggaaaaagggactTATCAGAGTGAAGCAGATGAcatcaatgatcatgacatgcgtttcggattaatcagccctGCCTATTCAACCAATCTTCTTTAAACCTTCACACTTTTATGCCTGGGGTTCCCATAATCCGACTCTCTTGCCAAGTCAACAACCGTGTTCGGTTTGCGGTGCCTtgagggttttcaccagcaaacctctctcatttatccATATCTTAACTCGCCATCGCCttaaagaggggtatgaaagaaaatgccttcgtcattccagtcatACCCCTCTTTCATACCCCGTGTTACTCAAAGGGGTAACAACGAgtaaggtgtttagatagcagaataaaatgccttcgtcattccagtcttaaaaacatgccaagtacaaacaaatacaatttaaaccAAAGACATCATacgtaatatcttttgactgcattagagttgatagccatatctacacatttgccttctatatctgttaaatacaaagcaccattggacaatactctcgtttcgatgaacggcccctgccaatttggggcgaacttgccttttgcttcagcctgatgtggaaggatgcgtttcaatacttgcttacccacttcaaacttccgcggacgcaccttcttgttatatgatctcgccattctcttttgatacaactggccatgatacACTGCTGCCAGCCTTTTTTCATAAATCAAACCTAATTGTTCccgacgagttttgacccactcagtATCATCAATTTTGGCtgcagcgacaatccgaagggatgaaatttcaacttccgcgggtatcaccACTTTTTtgccatataccaataaataaggagttgcacctactgatgtGCGAATAGTAgagcgataacccaacaacgtacagggcaacttttcatgccattgcctggaaccctgtaccattttccgaagtatcatctttatgttcttgttggctgcctcgactgctccattcgccttgggcagTATGGGGTGGAATTTCGATGTGTAAttttaaactgttgacacacttctttcatcAGGTTACTATTAAGATTGGCACCATTGTTAGTGAAGATCACCTTTTGGATCCCGAACCAACAAATTATATTCGaatgaacaaaatcaaccactgctttcttggtcacagaatttaaagttttagcttcaacccacttagtgaaatagtcaatggccacgagaatgaacctgtgtccattggatgctacTGGCTCAGTTGGTTCGATGGCAttcataccccaagcaacaaagggccatggtgcagacattcgGTGCAATTcaaatggtggagaatgaatcaaatctccatgtacttggcattgatgacacttgcgcacaaagaTGATGCAATCtcactccatggtgagccaataataacctgctcggagaattttctttgccagaacatacccactcatatatGGTCCATAGACTCTGgaatgcacttcggtcatgatagtcgatgcttgtctagcatctatgcatctcaacaatccaagatctagagttcttttgtacaaaactcctccactgaagaaataTCCACTTGCCAAActtcgaattgttctcttttgatcccccgtgacTTGCACCGGATATACCCACATTCTGATGTACTCTCTGATATTGTGCAACCAAGGTTCaccgtcaagttcttcttccaccatgttacagtaagcatgctaattgcggacctgaatatgcagatggtcaacataagccttatctgggtgaTGTAACATCGACACAAGAGTAGCCAAAGTgtcagcaacctcattgtggatcctagggacatgcctgaactccactgatctgaaCCGCTGACAGAGATCCTGCACACATTGCcgatacggtatgagcttcaaatctcgggtctcccattctccctgaatctgatgcactaaCAAATCTAAGTCTCCCAAAACTAGCACTTCTTGGACTCCCATGTCCACAGCTAACCTTAatcccagaatgcatgcctcgtgcTCAGCCATGCTGttggtacagtagaaacgaacCTGGGCAATAATAAGCATTGCCCCTATcccgacacctttcatgttagcggctccgtcaaagaaatGTTTCCAACCTAGTTTTTCAACCTACTCCacctcatcaatatgcatcacctcttcattgggaaaatatgttctcaatggttcatactcttcatcgaccgagTTCTCGAccatcggccaatgcttgggctttcatcgtggtctgagtcacatagataatgtcaaattttgtgagcaaaatctgccactttggaagtcttcctgtgggcataggcttctgaaagatatactttaaaggatccatgcgagaaatgaggtaagtggtgtaggacAACAAATAATGCTTTAACTTATgcgctacccaagtcagggcgcaacatgtcctctcaaggggagtatacttaacctcataagatgtgaatttCTTGATGAGATAGTATATGGATTGCTCTTTCCTACTAATGATGTCATGCtaacccaacacgcaaccaaataAATTATCCAGGGTTCTCAAATAAAGATTCAAAGGCCTCCCAGGCtccggcgggaccaacacaggtgggttcgacaaatactcttttatcttatcaaatgcttcctggcactcatcagtccatttgactgcaacatccttctttagcagcttaaagatgggctcacaagccatcgtgagctgagcaataaacctcctgatgtagttcaacctccctagcagactcatcacctcggtcttgttctttggcagcGGCAATTCCTAGTTGgccttgatctttgacggatccaactcaatgccccgccgactgactatgaatcccaacaacttccctgatggaacaccaaatgcgcactttgtagGATTAAACTTGAGGTTATACCTAaagagcctttggaaaaactttctcaaatatTTGACGTGGTAagactgcttcctggactttatgatcacatcgtccacataaacctcgatctacttgtgtatcatgtcatggaatatggttttCATTGCCCTCATGTATGTTGCCTCGGCATTTTTCAAACTaaacggcatgacccggtagcaatatgttccccacgacgtgatgaatgttgtcttttccaCATTTTCCTCATCCACtaggatctgatgataccctACGTAGCACTCCaaaaaagatccaatctcatgcttagcacaattatcgatcaaaatgtgtatatttgacagtgggaagttgtcctttggactttcTTTGTTGaggtcacggtaatcaacacacactcttgtcttaccatctttctttggcacaggcacaacattagctaaacACGTGGGATACCACGTTACTCGAATGATctttgcatcaagctgctttgtgacttcctctttgatcttcacgctcatatcagttttgaactttctcaacttctactTGATGGGAGGGAATGCTAGATCAATTGGaaatttgtggaccaccaaatcggtactcAAGCACGggatgtcatcatacgaccatgcaaaaatatccttatattcaaacaatgctttaattatttcttctacAATTTGCGGTTCAACATGGAcctttatcttagtttctctgacattatttgggtcccctaaattgattgcttccgtatcattcaggttaggcttgggtttttcttcaaattgatttagttccttactaatctcttcaaaggcctcatccttaTCATATTCTGACTCATCATGACATTCTATttattggattattatttcagaattaggtTGACTTTTAAGGCTTGGCAGAAGATTCCTcatacatgtcatgtcattgaaactagcataaaaagaactgtacaaagaagaaaagaaaaacaaaaaatgaaactatcaggaatgatggaaaagagaaattgcatttcattaaaaataaaggataacagggtttgtacatcaacaagcaaaaaataaaaatctgggtaacaaccctggaatgacccaaatagaaaggaaaacaaaacaaactaccaataCTCCTTCtaggtagggagaggagtagtcTTCCAATTGTTAAGTTTTACGTTCGGCCCGACGAACTATACGTCtactttgctagaaccttctccaaattctgccatgttcacatcatcaaacaacctttggaacctttcaattaactcctcatcaatgtcaaccacagaacttggaactgtcgtcactgggcgtttcctggcaccgggcttgacaaaagacctagAGAGATGC
Coding sequences:
- the LOC138873480 gene encoding uncharacterized protein, which produces MSAPWPFVAWGMNAIEPTEPVASNGHRFILVAIDYFTKWVEAKTLNSVTKKAVVDFVHSNIICWFGIQKVIFTNNGANLNSNLMKEGSRQWHEKLPCTLLGYRSTIRTSVGATPYLLVYGKKVVIPAEVEISSLRIVAAAKIDDTEWVKTRREQLGLIYEKRLAAVYHGQLYQKRMARSYNKKDKGI
- the LOC138873481 gene encoding uncharacterized protein; this encodes MKGVGIGAMLIIAQVRFYCTNSMAEHEACILGLRLAVDMGVQEVLVLGDLDLLVHQIQGEWETRDLKLIPYRQCVQDLCQRFRSVEFRHVPRIHNEVADTLATLVSMLHHPDKAYVDHLHIQVRN